The window CAAAACCATGTTGTAATAAGAACCATAATGATCTATTGACCTTGCTTCTATATATGCTGCTACAAACTCCATGTTGGCACTCCAGCACTGGCAATTTGGTAAATTCACAGTATTTaccaaaattatatttcattgtCTTCACTCTTCCACcttgtgtttttttgtttccACATTCAACAATAGTTGTTAAGATTATATACACACTGACACAAGCGCACACACAAACTCACagagatatatatattgtgtgtaTGCATGTCTTTGCACGTAAAAGTGATTAGACACGCAGTTTACAGCTATAAAAGCATTTTCGACGTCAAAGACACATGGCGTCGATAGTGATGTTCCTTAGAGCACTGATGAGTTGCCGTCTTACGCCCAACGAGGAGCCGACCGCGGCGGCTTCTTTGTCAGCGGTGAAACTTTACAGAAGTGTTGCCGGCGATCATCACGAGTTTATTATCGAAACTACGTGGGGGGTGAACGATATGGATGAAGGGTTTCACTGGAACATCGTCAAGAACCACTTGTTGATGTAAGTTTGTGAAGcgtattatataaataaatccaGTTCTTGCATAAtattaagttttcttataacGTTACTTATCGTTGAATCGACCATGCTTATATCACATGATGTACACGAGCGTTTTGGACTACCAAGTTGTAGATGTGCTTAAATATGTTGAGTATTTTTTATATCGAAATAAATCATGTGTTGTGATAATTTAAAACCAAGTTGGGCTATGACAAGCTCAATTTTGtgaaaattgatataaaatagTTGTTGATTTTCGATGCTCTATATATGATCCATGCCAGCATGTGATTATGTACGTTATCAATGGTTAACCATCATACTATTCATATTTGGACGAGTGTTATTTATCTCGATCATATGTTCTGTCGGAAATAAAACGGACCAACCGAATATGAACTGGTTCGAGTTAAGTCTACATCCTTTTATAaatcaattatatttaagaaCTTTTCCCTGACAATTATGAGAACAAAAGTAATATTGAATAATTCACATAGTATATCACAAATCACAATATCCTCATGTGATAATCATAACTTAAtttaatagagaaaaaaataggaaATTAAAACATGTCGAATTAAGTCAAGATTCGTATACCAAGGCCGTATCTAAAATGGCATCACGCACGAATGAATATTACACCAAACGTGACGCAATTGAATTCCTCGTTACGTACCGTAATCGTATGTATATTTCCTTAATTATACAAATACGATGTCGTTTCATTACACAACTGGTCCTGGAATAACCAAAAACTGTCCTCATTGGTCCACATGTTGTCCCCACCAACACAGCCCCAATCGTTGAACCCACCGAGACCCGTTTGACCCGCTGGATCATAAACCGTCCCGTTCACTACCCCTCCTTGAACGTCTGATAACGTCTCAGCTGGCGAATTCGAAGACGTTGCGGACACGTCTGACGCTGGCACGAACTGTTGCTGTTGACAATGATAATTCTGGTTAAATTGAACAAAATCCGGTTCGACCAGATTCGGTTCCTCGATAGGTTGACTTGGATCGGTGACCATAGACTCCACTTGCTCATACGTGGGGGATGGTGTTTGGGCGTTGATTCTTTCCACTAGTCTAGGCATCCAAACATTTTTCATTGTCTCCTTGAAAAGATTGCTATTAACATCGCATCTAAGGTGTTTAGCTTGTTTCTGCACCCGGGTCCTCCAATAATTCTTTATTTCATTATCTGTTCTTCCCGGTAAGTATTGTGCAATCTTTGACCACCTAATATTTTTTcaagtaaacaaaacaaaaagagtcTCAAACTTAAGCATatctataaatatacaaaaattaataGAAACTAGTAGTAAATGATAATATTACCTATTGCCCCATAGAGAATGGAGTTTGAGGATCATAAATTGTTCTTCGAGAGTGATGTTGCCTCGTCTAACATCTGGACGCAAGTAGTTAAGCCATCTTAATCTACAACTCTTACCAGTTCTCTTAAGTCCTGCATAgttgaacatatatatatgtaagtatATATGGATATGCaactgtgtgtgtgtgtatattaGAGATTGGTGATTGAGTTGATACCTGAGGAACGAGCTATGTGGTTCCAGCGAGCATCACCGTGGATGGAAACGAAGTTGACGAGAATAGCATCTTCGTCTTCAGTCCATGGACCTTTCCGTACATCAGAATCTTCTTCATGAGCTGGAGAGTTTGAGTTTTGCTCGTAATCTTCCATTTCTCTTTATTTTAATGAGGGAAAAGGAAAAGAGAGACAGATGAGATGGTGTGAAAGGCTTTGTGGATTAGATTTGAAGTGATTAAGCAATACgtgattttaatatatatagtgaaGGAACACaggaatatataattttaaaagtattttattacgGATATTTGAAAATAAGTAGAAGAATGAAGAGTGACTACAACACGGCATAAGTGTGATATtcaattattgtatttttttattattgtttctaAAGTGGGATTTTGCAACTATATAGTATACTATTCTTAAGTCTTTGCTTGGTCAACTTTTGTGTAATTAAAAATACTTAGGTTTGACCCTCTGACTTGTTCAGATAAATAGTAACACGCACTCTTCACTTTCTCTTAgataagaattttattttacagAGTTTCTAGATTTTAACAAATAGTAGCGCAGACGTAAaatgttatgtatatatatgtataatccAGTTTAAAATAACTGTAAAAAAATTTTTGAACGTTGGAAATAACTGTGATTATTATTATGGCCTAAATGaattattaatcatatattcTTGTGTGATTacaatttcattttctttttttttttgaaacttacaatttcattttcttcatttGTTATATCGGTTATATGGACACAAATTTAGTAAAGAATGATGGCTTCACAATTTATAGTTTGAGCGATGAATCTATCTAGCTCAGACCTGCAGGATCACTAATATAAAAACTGATAGACATATACCTTATCATATACAAATATTCTACATTGTTTAAAGGATGTGATTAAATTTTGTGGAATATTATTGATTAGCTTCGATCTCCATAAAGTtcgccattttttttttttgtatttctttgATTTTCTATTCTATGACATTTGCAAAATATTCTGTAATTTGTTTATGATCGATATTATTCCAGAAGACAAATGAGGTAGAATCAGTGACCAGTAAAAATCTGTATATTGCTTTTTAACCGGAATATTATGGATGGACACTGGCCAGGTAGTAACTCCCTTGAGCATGAAAAAATAATGACGGGGAAAACATCAATATTTTACAATTCTTTCTCAAAGAGATTGAAGTGCTTATTATGTGAAGAATACAAATTGAGGTTGTTTTACagttatttctattttaataattcaGTGTTAATAATTCAATGTTtatatttggaaaaaaatgtgaaactgagaataatatatagtatttacATTTGTACTAATTTATgtgaaatataaattaatacatacacaaattttctataaaaaaatttcattgttTTCTTGAAACTAGATAATATTAATTCTGCgtaaggcgcggatcttaacctagttcaGAAACTACTCGGTGAACATAGTAGtacttaaaactaatttatagacGGAATTAACTGAGTATACTTAAAATAATCTTAATTCCAAATTTTAATGTAGCTAACTAACATATGACTATTTACATTTAAAGCAAAGTCAAATGAGGAATGGAGTTAGGCGAGTTAGGGACTTTGCTTTTGAATTTTTAGCacattttgttttatgattgaAGGGTAGTCAAAGAGACGTCTTCcctctctatctatcaccatgACTTCTACGCTTATATTTACACAAACGGTAAGACTTTTATGAGTTATTTTCAACAAAACTTTATTGCACGTTGGAGTTAATAAATACACcgatttgtttttagtttttttttttgaaacacgacACGTTGGAGTTAATAATGTAATACTCCGATTTTTGGGTAAAAACTCGCCTTaagaataatatataatacttcCAATATTTGccgtaagaaaaaaaagttgcaATCTCTTCCTTTCTTCTGCGAGAGGGAGAAATTACTATAGGTCCACATGATGTACTCACTGATTCAGTTGTAAAAACATAACACGGTGTTTTCTTtatgtattttgaaataaaattttatattatataaaacgcctataatatatatttattgttataaattaaagtcaagttatattttttacaaaGGAAAGTtctatgatatattattaaaacatgtAGCAAATAAATAGTTTAAGAGATTCTTATcacaaaacatataaaacataCAAAAGGATATATCGACTactgaaaaaatgaaaatgtcGTTTCATATcaactaatgataaaaaatattcgAACCAATAAAACGTACGATGACAAAAGCATCAGCCTATACATAATTGATGCATACATGTCAGAGCAATCCACTCTATCAAAGGAGggatgaaattttttaaaattatgaactAAAGTAAAAGGAGTTTAAGTAATGCAAGTAAACACAATATTATATTACACAAAGACATATATACAGTAGCATCCATAGTTCTTGGGAAAGCTACACTCTCGATTAAGTGTATGTACCTGAGAAGCGAATCAGATTTGGATGTCTTTATGAGACACTTGTCTGCTGTAACGTTCAAGCTTAGGACCAAAACATACACAAGTGAGGACGTGTCAACATTATTCGAATATAGGTTAGATTTGGGTTGTAGCAGTATCTTAGACTTTTAGTGAAGAAACacacatatttttttctaacacCCGATTCAGTGAATTGTTACATcgatttaaaatttgattatatGACAGTCCAGAGAAAGTGATGAACAAAATATATTACTTTTTCATATTGACATGAATAAGGACGGCCGATTTTATATTGGCTTATTTGCTGAAAgaatatttattgtttatttcACCTACTAATTTGCACATCGCGGAAAACTAAATTAAGTTGCATCAGTTTgattatgaccaaacaaaaaaaaatcagtttgatGAAAGTCAACCAAATATCCCATTTTGATGCAGAAACCTTTTAAGAGTTTTAGCAAACCAATTATTTTGACAGGTTATTTGCTGGAACTACGACACGCGCGTTTAAAGAACTTGAGACAGCAAAAGAAATATGACCATATATAAATGACTTTTGCCTCTTTATATTGTGATTGATTCACCGTTCCAGTTTAATTAGCGTGTTTAAGAACAACAAAATGTTTAGTTACGTTCAATAAACTCaattaaaatattagaaaacCCAAGTGAAAGAGATAACTaatcaacaaaaatataaagcAAAATTAGAAAAAGGATCAACGATCAACATAAAAAGACCTTTACGGTCTATCGAAATCATCAGAAGTACCAAAAGTAGAACCCACAATCTTTTTAACTTACACGCTAGAAATCTGTCATATTCATATCCAAAGCGTCTTTCCTTTTGTCATCTGGTTATGTCCAATTCCAATTTGATGCGACATAACACATAAGCCTCCAACAAAAAATCTATTAGACTTACCAATCCCAAAATCGAATAAAACAATCAACGTTCTAGGGGCAATAGATAAGACTCTAAAAGGGGAGATGgctaatgattttttttcatgtttttgtatcTCATTGATGGATCAGTTTTCAGAACATTTCtaatatatttcatttatttaaaaaaaaataaacttactCCAAAATAGTGTACTTAATCATGAATCCAAGAAATGAAATGATAAATATGGTATTTAtttagaataattttattttgtatttaattttagaGCTAAAAATCAAATAGAATTGAAAAAGATTTTACTCAAAGAAAGATTATAcccttaattatatatatttataaactgaaAAATTGTTTATTAAGTATTTAATATCTATCGTGCATGGCGTAGAAGCGATGACGTAAAGATGATGACGCAGAGGAGAATCCTCTGATAAGGATTCGAGCTTTAAACTTTAATTTTAAGCATGTGGTTCAAAACTCGGGAGGCAGGACCATATAAGGTTCTAATGTTAGCATCTATATAACTATTTTCTCGTCAACGCTCCTATAAATTAACGTATGTATATGTATGGTCTAATACTTTGGAGgtccatttttattttgattcaaTGTATCGCATAGTCTTTGCTTAAAGCCTGTGATATTCCCTCTAAAGGAACATGTTGTTATCaaaaacttcaaattcaaaagATCTCCACATGCATTAACGTAATATAGTAATGGTTATATAGTAAAAATCCAGCTGTCTCTGGCAATCGAGCATCCTGActttaataaaaatttctttCAGTTCTAAGCGGTTAcactatatacatataatattacgAATCCAGAAAATTTAGATACTGATTATAAGTCTATACTTATTTggtttatgaaattatttagttatccttaattaatcaatgtcaggaatatatttttatcctaTATTTGTCtacattcaaataaaaatatatacatcgAATCATTTGGTTTAATACTTAACTAACATGTTTAAATTTAGTTTCATAAGGGTGTGTGTGATGCTATATGGAACTCTATAAAAGTCAACTATTTAAAAATGctaagaaaagagagaaacataaaagaaataATTTGTAAGAAGTCTTTcccgaaaaaataaaataataatttgtaacAAGTCTACCATTTGCAGTGTAAAAAGGTCAAAAGTTCTTTCCATTAACCGTAAAAAGGTGAAATTTCAAAGTTGGAAGGAAGTAAATGCAATGCATGTTGCCTAAACTCGGACACTATGGGAGTTGACTTTGATTGGTCGGAATATATAATCTCACAAAAGCAACAACGGTCGAAGCTTTGTGAAGGGaagaatttttaaaagaaagtacttagcaaaaaaaaattttttttaaagaaagtaAAACATACGCATACACAATAGTGGAAGCAGATGAATATTAAGGAACCCAAATCAAAGATGACCGGCGATGATTAAGGTTATAAAAGTCCATCCTCAACCGACACTTTTGGGAGGAAATACAAAGACATCGTAAGAGACCCACTCTCATTACTATTCTATTATGTTTTGTCAAATATTGCAACACACAACACGTTTGGACTTTAGAGTCAAACGTACACATGGTTTTAAAGATCACAACGTATGGGTTTAAGCTTTTCTAGACCACAGTATGCCTAGTGTATTACTGAAGGGAAGCAGAGCCAAGTGTTTGTGTCGCAATGGCTTGAATCCGCCTCTTGGCATCTACAAAGTATCCAAAATTTGGGGCATGGTGTAAACCCAAGTTCCTGTTATTTGGTTAAGTCTGTGCTTGGGTTTTTGATGCATCGTAGCttctattttccttttttattatagTTATGTTTTCATAAGGATAATTATAAATCTTTTAGAGATAATGATTACTTTAGATATTAGAATTCCTTACGGTATTAGTAGTGGCTTAATATATATAGGCACCTTAGGTCTTTGTAAAAAAATCAACTtattcatattttataaaacttgTTTGTTGAGAATGTCACCAAGATCAAAAGACATTCTTGGTAGTTACAAGTTTCTAAGTTTCCGCTCTATTTTGGTTTTGGTCCATATAATTTACATGATAATCCATTAACAGACGATTGACTATTCACTGTCATTTATTGGAAGATATTCCAAACTCGGATCATTTAGTTTAGTATCCAATTTATTTTTTAGAACTAAATATGTATTGTTTCTGGCGGATAAGGGCCGATCGGACCGGCGGATAAGCGGATAGAGATATAAAAAGATATCTGAAACTAAAATATAACCAAATATCGCAACTAGGTGTCTGGGTAGAGAGCCCACTAAAAATTCACTACTCACCATGATATTAGTTTTATAGCCCATTAAGGGCTCAAATTAAATGGCACGTATATCTTCTGGTTACTCCTCACCCAGTAAACAATTGATTCGGTGTGTATATAGTCAGAGATGTCGTTTCCATCAGAGGTCTCCATTTTTCACATGGTTATTTTGCCTCCTTGTAACTTTGTTATCAACTATTTCTCATTAGATAGTACAACGCATAATGGGAAATTAAGCATTTGAAACGTATGTAACGTCCTTATCTATCAGAGTAGTAGTTTTGTTCAAACTCATATCAATTGAAAGAAAAAAGGGAGAGGTTAAGTACCATAGAAATTTAGCAAGGTAAACATGATATGCTAGAAGTTGATGTATATATAGATGAAGAACAATTTAACTAAAAAAGTTACGAGTTATTTGATGATGTTTATTAAAACTTGGGATTAAAGATGGAACATGATCTGGAACACTCGAGTTTAATTTGATGTGGTGGTATTATATAGTAATGCTGTCAGAAATTAAAGGACGTACGTGAATCTCTTATGGTTATGAGATAGAAATATGATGTGATTCAAGACGTAGAAAAACGGTCACGTTCCTTCGTGTATTTGTTTGCAATTTTATGGAGGACAAATACTTGTAGAGATTCAGCTATGGAGATTGAGAAAGAACATTCTACTTGTCGTGCGTGTGATCGGAATGTTGAAAAAGCATGTGCTAATGTATGATCAAGTTTTAGTAAAACTCATTACGAGCATTTTTTTCCACTGATACGAAGgtattaaaatacataagtCGTATAACAAGTCTTCCTCACAACACCGTAGCTGCTTCTAGCGTTTTCCGTGTGAATAGTTTAAATTTCCCCGTTAGGTCACTTCCAGAACTTTCACCAAACGCCAATCACCACCGTCTGATATTAAATTTACACGTGTACGCTCCAGATTTCATGATGACAACTAAACCTCTCGCCTATAATAATCCCCCGTTGAGCCACGACATTATCAATCActaaacacaacacaacaacataaacaaaacaactCTTGTCTCACACACTTGTCTAAATCCTCTAAAATTACGTGCTTCTCACATGGCTCCGGAGCTCACACAAACCACCACAGCTAAATCCGCCGTGACGATAACAAAACCGTCACCACGAGTCCACGGTGGTCGAGCCTACGTGACGTTCCTCGCCGGTAACGGTGACTACGTGAAAGGTGTCGTTGGTTTAGCCAAAGGACTAAGAAAAGTCAAATCAGCGTATCCACTCGTTGTGGCGGTACTACCAGACGTCCCGGAGGAGCACCGTCGTATACTCGTGGAACAAGGTTGCATCGTCCGCGAGATCGAACCGGTTTACCCACCCGAGAACCAAACTCAGTTTGCCATGGCTTATTACGTCATCAACTATTCCAAACTCCGTATCTGGAAGGTACTATTAAACGACGTCgtttaactctttttttttgagttagtttgaaaataactaatatataaaatatggttaTTGCTCTGTTGTGTAGTTTGTGGAGTACAGTAAAATGATATACTTAGATGGAGACATTCAAGTTTACGAGAACATCGATCACTTGTTCGATCTCCCTGACCGGTACTTTTACGCGGTGATGGACTGTTTCTGCGAGAAGACATGGAGCCACACGCCGCAATACAAGATCGGGTACTGCCAACAGTGCCCTGAGAGAGTTCAGTGGCCAAAGGCGGAGCTTGGAGAGCCACCGGCTCTCTACTTCAACGCTGGAATGTTCGTGTTCGAACCTGGCCTTGATACTTATGAGGATCTGCTCAGGACCCTTAAGGTTACTCCCCCTACTCCTTTCGCTGAACAGGTAAGGAAAACGCTAAGTGATCTCTGACTGGTTCTGTTCTGTTTCTCTTGCTAAGTTTTGAGCTGTTGATTGGATGGATTGTGCAGGACTTTCTGAACATGTATTTCAAGAAAATCTACAAGCCGATTCCTTTGGTTTACAATCTTGTTCTGGCGATGCTATGGCGTCACCCAGAAAATGTCGAGCTCGATAAAGTCAAGGTGGTTCACTACTGTGCAGCGGTGAGTTACTTTACATCCAagcttttctgtttttgttcaGACCAATGGTTGTTTTTGAGTTTTAACGTACTAGTCTTTTGTTGCCTTTCTAATTATAGGGTTCGAAGCCATGGAGATACACAGGGAAGGAGGCGAATATGGAGAGAGAAGACATCAAAATGTTAGTGAACAAGTGGTGGGACATCTACAAGGACGGTTCCTTGGATTACAAGAAATCTGAAGCTGAGTCGGATCTAGTGAATCTGAAGCCGTTCATCAACGCTCTTACTGAAGCTGGACGGGTCAAGTACGTGACTGCACCGTCCGCTGCTTGAATGTCAAAATTGTCGGTGAAGTAGATTCGGTTTTTGTGGAGCAGCAGGTGGATTATGAGTTGTTGTGTTGTTACGACAACCACACGCTCTCTGGTTTCATGTGTGATTTGTGGTTGACGCGTGTTTTTTGTTCCCTTAATTTCTGAGTgtgtttttatgattttttgtgTAATGTAAGCTGTATATTTAGTTCAAATTTTAATAACGATATTGATTATCGAACAGTAAAGATCTGTTTACTCTGAAGCTCAAAGAAGGAACTGGATACAAGGATAAAACTGATTAAAAGAAAAGAACGTACTCACTTCAGGAAGAAAATGCAAAAAGAAAAGGCTTATGATTTATTCAAGGAAAGTACTAATGGTTAAAGAACAGACGAAGAAGAATGTataacataataaaaacttGGTTTCGTTTTGTAGTGCTAGAGAAACAGACCCCTTACTTTGATGTATATAACAAAACAAGCAAAGATGAATCCTGCAACCTCCTCTTTCTACGCCTGCACATCACGCGTTGAAAGTTTGTCTCAAAACTCCCAGAAATGATAAAATCAGAATTTTAGTTGAAAGAGAGAGCGAGTAGAGCATAATAGTTAGTACCTTGTTTGCGATGTTGTTGGAGAGCCAGTCAAGTCCCTCGTAGAGTCCTTCTCCAGAGGTGGCACATGTGCTCTGAATGTACCTGTCATTACAATGATCaccatattaagcttatatgTGCGGGTTTAGAATGTGGATCGAGATAGCTAGCTAAGATCAGtatgtgtgtgttttcttttgctCACCAGTGACGTTGGCGGAGAGAGTGAAGGCCAAGCTTGTCAGTAATCTCAGCAGCATTCATTGCGTTGGGTAGATCTTGCTTGTTAGCAAAAACAAGCAGAACTGCATCCCTCAGTTCATCCTGCCACCAAAAAAAGGGTAAAAAGAACATCACAAAGTCAAAAACCAAATGGTGAAGTCATGACGCAGAAAGAATTGATGATTCTTGTCTATGTATTACCTCGTTGAGCATCCTGTGAAGCTCGTCCCTGGCTTCAACAACACGGTCACGATCGTTGCTGTCCACAACAAAGATAAGCCCCTGCGTGTTCTGGAAGTAGTGCCTCCACAATGGACGGATCTAGACGAGCAAGAAGGAAACCATTAGTAATGAACTCGACCCACAGCTCTACGAACATCAGCTCAAAAAACGAAGTAACATAACATATAAATGTCAGCCATGAAACGAAATATCTTTGAGAAGGAATCAAAGCATGCTCCAAGTTCAGGGCTGATTTTGATTTAGCTTATAAAATGTAGAGTATTGGTACACGAACGAAATTCACCAACACTGAACCTAATAAGCAAACCAATTCCGAACAGACTAGCAAACATTATGAAGTCAGTGAGAGGCTACCTTGTCCTGACCCCCGACATCCCAGACGGTAAAGCTAATGTTCTTGTATTCAACAGTCTCAACAttgaaacctgcaaaaaaaaaaaaaaaacaagaaccgTCTCTCAGCTCCTTGTCATACAAAACATTTTAACAACAACATAATCAATAGGGTAAGTTACTCACCAATGGTGGGAATGGTTGTGACGATCTCACCAAGCTTGAGCTTGTAGAGGATGGTGGTCTTACCAGCAGCGTCGAGACCAACCATCAGAATCCGCATCTCTTTCTTCGCAAACAGCTTGCTGAACAGCTTCCCAAATGACAGCCCcatcttattttaaaaacaacaaaaccatATTTGATCAAttcgaaataaataaattgaaaatcgAGGAATCATTTCATCGAGACCAATGTGGAACCTATGACGATTGATTACAAATCGCATCGGATCTCATTCTTATCCTCAGCTATGGATCGAATCGAAGATCGAATAATCATATTCGCATATCGGATACAGATCCAAGCATTACAAACTATCGAAACACAATAGATCTGGAAAATGACAGCCATGAACAACGGATCTAAGCTAGAAATTCGAATCGGTGAAACGAGAGAGAGATAGTTTAGAGAAGGCACAAACGTACCGAAGAAACAACGCCGCGCGAGATCTAACCTCTCTCTGATGCCGATGGTTCGTCTACGCAAATGGCCTGCGAGAACGTTTCacgatttgatttttttttttttttaacggacAGAGAAAAATAATCTAATCTCGACTTATATATAATCCAACCCACTGAGCGTTAAAAATACGTCGAATCTATTATGTTTTCtcaataaaatcattttttatatgttttgcaGTTCGGCCCATTTTTGCAATATTTagtaactaaaataatattactTCTTCCCTTCTTAAACGAGCCCAATGGGCTTACCGGCCTATATAGTTAGGCTTTTTCACTCTTCTATATTCGAAGTGGAAACCGTCACAAAAGCTTTTTCTTTACAAGGATGAATCATATCCATTCATTGTTCTTGAATTGGTCGGTCCTTGTGTCTGAATCAATttcatacaaaacaaaaaaagtctaTTTAATCAAATTACTTTTTAATGATTTGCGCGTTTAGCTGAATTCTTTGCCAAGTC is drawn from Brassica rapa cultivar Chiifu-401-42 chromosome A05, CAAS_Brap_v3.01, whole genome shotgun sequence and contains these coding sequences:
- the LOC103866400 gene encoding ADP-ribosylation factor 1, which translates into the protein MGLSFGKLFSKLFAKKEMRILMVGLDAAGKTTILYKLKLGEIVTTIPTIGFNVETVEYKNISFTVWDVGGQDKIRPLWRHYFQNTQGLIFVVDSNDRDRVVEARDELHRMLNEDELRDAVLLVFANKQDLPNAMNAAEITDKLGLHSLRQRHWYIQSTCATSGEGLYEGLDWLSNNIANKA
- the LOC103866399 gene encoding galactinol synthase 1, with product MAPELTQTTTAKSAVTITKPSPRVHGGRAYVTFLAGNGDYVKGVVGLAKGLRKVKSAYPLVVAVLPDVPEEHRRILVEQGCIVREIEPVYPPENQTQFAMAYYVINYSKLRIWKFVEYSKMIYLDGDIQVYENIDHLFDLPDRYFYAVMDCFCEKTWSHTPQYKIGYCQQCPERVQWPKAELGEPPALYFNAGMFVFEPGLDTYEDLLRTLKVTPPTPFAEQDFLNMYFKKIYKPIPLVYNLVLAMLWRHPENVELDKVKVVHYCAAGSKPWRYTGKEANMEREDIKMLVNKWWDIYKDGSLDYKKSEAESDLVNLKPFINALTEAGRVKYVTAPSAA
- the LOC103866397 gene encoding uncharacterized protein LOC103866397; this encodes MASIVMFLRALMSCRLTPNEEPTAAASLSAVKLYRSVAGDHHEFIIETTWGVNDMDEGFHWNIVKNHLLM
- the LOC103866398 gene encoding transcription factor MYB78, with protein sequence MEDYEQNSNSPAHEEDSDVRKGPWTEDEDAILVNFVSIHGDARWNHIARSSGLKRTGKSCRLRWLNYLRPDVRRGNITLEEQFMILKLHSLWGNRWSKIAQYLPGRTDNEIKNYWRTRVQKQAKHLRCDVNSNLFKETMKNVWMPRLVERINAQTPSPTYEQVESMVTDPSQPIEEPNLVEPDFVQFNQNYHCQQQQFVPASDVSATSSNSPAETLSDVQGGVVNGTVYDPAGQTGLGGFNDWGCVGGDNMWTNEDSFWLFQDQLCNETTSYLYN